TCCACGCGGTTGTTCAGCGGGAATTCCTGCAGCTTCTGCATGCCGCCGCCGGGATTGATCTTCGTGATATTACGGGAGATCAGCTGCGGGCTGGAACCGGCAAGAATAGATGTCAGCGCGGCATCAAATGCGGCATCCAGGTCATTGCCTGTTTCCGTATGGTTGTATGTGCCGCCGGTATGCCCGGCAAGATTCTGCAGCATCTGGTTCGTTGCGCCGGGAGCGTGCAGCCCGATAGTGAACATTTTGATATTGCCTGGTGCACCATTGCCGGGGATGGGTGTGGCGCCGATGTTCTGTCCGTTGTTGCTGACCATCGGGGTCTGGTTCTGCTGCCCATCTGTGAATACGAGAATGCTGCGGCCTTTGTTGGGATCGGAGAGTTTTGTCTGCGATACTTCAATGCCTCTGCCGAGATTGGTGAGCCCGGTGGGATTGTTGGCCAGCAGATCGGTTGTGACCGTGCCGGGCAATGCGGGCGTAACGGTTGTGAGGCCGTTGCAGCAAGCGGAAGCGGGCACCACATCCGTGTCAAAATACGTAAGGGTCAGCTGATCGGATGGCCGGTTCAGCGCCTGATATTTGTTCACAAAACTGGCCACGGCATTTTTCAATGCTTCCCAGCGCGTTGTAGCACCGAGCATCGCTCCCATACTTCCGGAGCGATCCAGCACCAATGCTACCTGCAGGTCCCTGCTGATGCGCACTTCAATTTCACGGTTCCTTGTTTGTGACAGATCCTCGTTTGTAACGATGAGTGTAAAGGAGAAAGTGCCTGTTTCCGTTGGTGTACCGGTAATATTCACGGTTGCGGCGCTGGAAATGGGGGCGCCGGGGTCCGCGGGCAATTCCACGGTAAGTCCTTTCACGGTAAACCCTCTGGCTGTTTCCACGAAGCCCGGCACAGCGAAAGGCTTGGAGGCGTAGTCCCACAAAACTGTAGCTGTGGCGCCCTGCACACCGACCGTTCTGGGGGTGCCAGGCGGAATCAACACACCAAAAGGCAGGTCAAACGCATAGGGGCCTTCTGCTGCATTGATATTGATCAGGGCCTGCGCCCTGGACAACAGCGGGGAAGAAAGGATGATCAGGAACAATATTGCCGGCCTGATCTTTTGAAGAAAACATTTGACTTTGATCTTCATGATATTTGTTTTTATTTTTTAAATCCATGTAACATGCAGCATTTGTTTCATCCAGGGCAGCTTCACTACTGCATATCCCCAGGGTAAGCGGGAGAGCAGAACATCCTGTGCCTGCGGTTCCACATGCAACAGGTAGCTATCTCCTGCGGGGAGCAGCTTTCCCTCCCTTTGCAGAAAACCTTCCTGCAGTCCGCCGGGACTGGTGCTGCGCAAAGCATTCCAATGCCTGATCACGGCTTCCAGCAATTCCCGGCAGGCCGTCATTTCTTCGTCGGTGAGCGGGGCCTCAGCCGGAACCGGGGTTTCCACATCAATGCCGGTCAGTATCTTCAGAAAAACCAGGCGGTATTCGTGAAGGCCCGTTTCGCCGAAGGCCAGCCATGACAATAACTGTAATGCCCTGAACGGGCTTTGGGGCGTACACCACTCCTCTCCTTCCCGTAATCCTGTTTCACGAAAAAGCTCTGCCAGAAAAGGATGCAGCAGCACTAAACCTGCCGCCTGTACGAATATGGCATGTTCCTCCGCAGGTATCTCTCCGGGTTTCTTCCGTTGTAAAGATTGTTGCGCGATGCCTGCCAGCACCTGCTGTACAAGCGTTTCATCATCTTCCTTTTTTCCCTTCTGCATTTTGCCGCCGATGATATTACCCTGTTTATCGACAATGCTTCCGGGATCAGCTGCTTCCGTTGTGCCGGGTGCTGTTTGCTGTTGCAGGTATTCCCTGAGCGAGGCAATATGAGCCGACATTATTGCATGATCAATGCACAGGGGCAGCACAACTACCGCCATTTCCCGGCTGAATGCATTCCGGCCGCCGGCCGTTGCTTCCAGCAGTTCCGGCAAACTGATACTGCCGGCCTTCTCCATCCACATCAGCCAGAAGTGCTGGCGGAACAGGGATTGAAGGCTGGGAAAAGATGCCGTTGCGGGTTGCAGCAAATGGTATTGTTGTCTTCCTTCCTCTCCCTTCATATCCAGCAGTTGCAGGCAACCGCCTATCCATTCCGCGCTGAAATGATTGCTTAGCCTGATCCTTGCCGCAGCGGAAGTTTGCAGTATTTCCTTCAGCATCGCCTTTCCCCGTTCCTGCAAGGTCTCCA
This genomic stretch from Chitinophaga sp. XS-30 harbors:
- a CDS encoding VWA domain-containing protein → MKIKVKCFLQKIRPAILFLIILSSPLLSRAQALININAAEGPYAFDLPFGVLIPPGTPRTVGVQGATATVLWDYASKPFAVPGFVETARGFTVKGLTVELPADPGAPISSAATVNITGTPTETGTFSFTLIVTNEDLSQTRNREIEVRISRDLQVALVLDRSGSMGAMLGATTRWEALKNAVASFVNKYQALNRPSDQLTLTYFDTDVVPASACCNGLTTVTPALPGTVTTDLLANNPTGLTNLGRGIEVSQTKLSDPNKGRSILVFTDGQQNQTPMVSNNGQNIGATPIPGNGAPGNIKMFTIGLHAPGATNQMLQNLAGHTGGTYNHTETGNDLDAAFDAALTSILAGSSPQLISRNITKINPGGGMQKLQEFPLNNRVEKLLLEFTYDRKFEIPQLVQTLYQIRVLYNGANVTFRAKPSFAGNYTNSLLLTYSFGGDVDVPLTPEGKWEVFMSDSVVKISQVKLTSLADDHYFHMNRTLGNPAPKVQDQYPVTMQLDWLGHPIKNATVDVLVRRPGEDLGHLLGTNPFVAKLSDAQDAGSPGQQKFDQLLASDSVFRNLLLTKSENTFPLTHKENGKYEGTFNGLTVSGTYNLLFRIKAVDSAGGTIERFHEESFYTTFAGVDPAKSSITTSIDNGILIMTIKPVTKYKDYLVGPGYGDAFTVSNSAIKIDKVVDNQDGSYVITFSGSVSESTTLTLAGQEVHTGKLEDAGKSGSFIDKIKAWLESLGLPAWTIWLILLLILLLIWLAARKKKK
- a CDS encoding contractile injection system tape measure protein, with translation MHTKGTHIIQRQVFELSAASSKMNFEWDKRAAHFLQDIIKPCIEACFDELSPQARHLVIDKLEIDLGVFATGEFEREGYGRLMETLRKQLRELMATHMPDGMNELPEALSETALKNSEHVFGDQQKKKPSVQHLSASMATQQVLLGFLASGHFPWWHKMHGHPQHLDEHFSLAWMETLQERGKAMLKEILQTSAAARIRLSNHFSAEWIGGCLQLLDMKGEEGRQQYHLLQPATASFPSLQSLFRQHFWLMWMEKAGSISLPELLEATAGGRNAFSREMAVVVLPLCIDHAIMSAHIASLREYLQQQTAPGTTEAADPGSIVDKQGNIIGGKMQKGKKEDDETLVQQVLAGIAQQSLQRKKPGEIPAEEHAIFVQAAGLVLLHPFLAELFRETGLREGEEWCTPQSPFRALQLLSWLAFGETGLHEYRLVFLKILTGIDVETPVPAEAPLTDEEMTACRELLEAVIRHWNALRSTSPGGLQEGFLQREGKLLPAGDSYLLHVEPQAQDVLLSRLPWGYAVVKLPWMKQMLHVTWI